TTGAAAGAGCACATCACAGTGGCTACATATTTTATACAATCTTTGAGGAAGCAAAACGGCATGGTGGTACAGTTTACCTGTCGGAAGATGAACTACGCGCACTGCGCTGTCTGTTGTGTTAACACTTTGCCCCCCAGGACCACGAGATCTGAACGTGTCGATTCGAAGATCCTTTGGATCGATGTGGACTTCAAACTGCAAGCACCAAAGATAAAAACAGAGATGTACTGTTTAACCATTCCAGTAAACAAAGAGAagtcataaaaagaaaaaaacgcaGTGTACCTCAACTGGCTGAGGCAGGATGATGACAGTCACGGTTCCTGTGTGGATTCGCTGCATCCTGGAGGAGAGCCCCACCTCAGGGATCCTTTGAACCCGGTGGGTTCCTCCTTCGTGCTCCAGGTGCCTGTACACGTTCTCTCCAGCTATTCTCGCTGCTGCATGGTGCAGACCACCTGAGAGACACCGTTCATGCAGCTGTAAATGTTTTGGTAGGAGGTTTATGTCCACTGATCACCACAAGTTTAAATTTCTACTCTAATCCACACATAGTCATTCAATCCCATGATGAGTGAGTTGGAACTAATAACAAAGACACTCGGGGGGGATACAGCAGGAACTATTTATGAATGATACAGAAATACAAAAATTACCTTACCATACTCTGCAGGTGTGTAGTTCAACACCTCAAAGTCCCAGTTTTTGTAAAATGCAAAACCCTGGTACATGTCAAACATTTCTTTGGTGAACTGCTGACAAATGTCACCTGAAACCACACATGAGAAAGTATAACACTTATTTTCCATAATAACGCTTATTTGCAGTATTTTACTGTGAATAGTGTTTtgaatttataaaaacaaattcagAGTTTTGCTTTCCTTCATACCTCCTGTTGTCCGCCCTGATACGACCTCCAGCAGAACATTACTCGAGTCAAGAGGATCAGTGGGGATAAGAGCTTTGATTAGCTGCGGTAAAGAGAAAACCTCATGAAGAAACAATGGTCCGTCACACACTTCTGCATTAATTAGCTGTGTCTTTTGGGTTCTTACGTCTCTTCTTAAAGCCAAAATCTTGCTGGAGATTTGTGCTTCCTCCTCTTTTAGCAGCTGGGTcagatcttcatcttcatctttggTGCCAGCTAAACCTGCCATGAGTAaggaaaataattttatttattgtatttaagaATGCAAAGTAAAACTGTGCTCACACAAAGCAGCAAATACATGTGGTATTTAAATAGTTAGAAGACCTCGTTTGATGGTTTTCTGTGGTTTGAGAGGTGTGTTTATAAAGCCATTACATGTATATATAGTAAGCTTAAAAAAATCCTACTCACCTTTTAGAAGTGAACTGACCTCTTCGAGGTCTTTCTGAGCTTGTTCAATGCTCCTAAACACACTTGCCAGAGGCAGCAACTCAGTGTGCTTCTTTGTGAGCCCCTTTCTGTCTGACTCACTGAGGTATGCATGCTGTAGCTTCTTGCTCAGGTCTCTGTGCTCCTCCATGAGCTGCTCGAGATACACCTGAACTGACTCGTTCTTGTACAGCTCCCCCAAATCACTGTGAAAGAAGCGTTTAAACATTACTCTGCCCCAGTGTGGCACGTCTGTCCTGTTAGCATGTTTCACACTGGCGTGTCCCACAAGTGTCctccatcctcctcttcttactCCGCTGCTGTAAACTACACGGGTACACAAAGAGCACAGTCTGAGGCAACGCCTGACAAGCATTTGACTAAATTTAGGCGGTGACAAGTGAAGTAAAATAATGCTcgctagttttatttttgtgtttacatgcGAGACTGCTGCTGGCTGTAAGAGAGACCGGATATAGTTTGACGTGGAGAAAAAGTGAACTGTGGGAATCGTAGTCGTATTGTATCAATGGTTAGGTTACATCCCGCTGCTCATTTTTCTAATtgcaaataaattaataaaaagtaaactaaataaatactttCGTTTATATTGTAAATGAACATATTAACTTAACACCATATtagctttgtttatttaatctttttaaGTTAGTTGATTTCACATTTTTCTAGGGTTACTTGAAACCCAAGGATAAAAATGGCATGCTGTCATTGCTAACTATCAGACATAAACAGTATAGAAAATTATAAGCTAGCAAGTCAATATGCCAAACTTTGGGGTCAGTGAAGATGGTaagatgttttgtttgtttttggcaatACAGGAAAGTAAATATATGTCTGCTTAATTGTTTAAGCAACTGTACATAACTTAAActgtaacaaataaataaatagagctGATGTTAGCTTTGTTAGTCTAGCATAAGCTACATAGCTAATTAATGTTAGCTCAGAGTAAGTAAAGAAGTTGGTGTTTGCTACTTTTAAAGGcctaatattttattgttttacgtgATCAGTGGCGTccattttaaagaaataaataacccCTTGGCTTAAACTTTgccaatgaaaatgaaaatttgGCTAAATTGGCAGCCAGGTAGTTATTTTATAGACTTTCACAAAGTGATTCTCATGATTTCCAGGACCGCCTGGGTTTTCGTTAACCAAGGCAGTGGAGAATGTGAGTCAACATGGCTATACCCAGAAAGAGGCcctgaaagagaaacagaggaCACTCAGTACCCTGCAGGTTCATCTCTAACCCTATTCCCCTACAACACTGATTAACTAAATGCAAAACACATTGGGCAATTATTTTTCTGAAGGGGCCAAATgagcaattttttattttagcttttttacAAGCTTTTTGATCTGCTCCTCCACAGTCCCGCTTTCTTATGTGGCCCTTCGGAAAAATTAATTGCCCATTCCTGCTTTGTACAATGGTAATAACATAGTATAACATATAAAGTGGCTATCATAATACAAAATGATGGCATAttagatagatttttttttttaccatggaCACATCACTCAGCCTACTGAGCACAGTTCTGTGCACCCAAAGAGCCAGGAAAATCCGTTGTCTTGTCCCAGAACTATACTATATGTATAATGATGCAAATATAACCGTCAGAGTAACTAAGTCATAAAATGTTACATAAAGAGACCTAATTAACCAAAATGTGCCTCAAATCCACCACAAAGAGGTGTCAAATGATCAAAAAGAGTcacaaaatataattaaaaaacacaatgggaGAAAATTGTCTAGAAAGTGAAGTAAACATTTATTTGCATAGTTTGTGGCTTTCTTTATGACTTAATTGGACTTTTTGGTTTGCCTTATTTTCCAGGCAACTCTGTCAGAGCTTGAGAGGAAAAACGAGGGCATAGACAAGGACCTGAGATCAAAAGTGAGAGAAATCCTAGTGCTGGAAAGTGAGatggagcagctggagcagcagaCCAAACTCCTTCATGATCGCTGTGTATCCATCAGCAAGGAAAACACAGAACTCCAGATTCTGataggtgaggaggaggaggttgcACTAGTGGCGCTTGCAGGGTTCAACGCTTACCGAAGTAAGATGGAAGGCCACAGGGCAGCTGTTTTGCATGCAGTGAGCCAGACAAAGGCCCATAACGAGCTGAAGGAGAAGAAAGAACTAGTACAGATGCTGAGAAAGCAAAACGAGGAGCTGAAGGAAGATTTGAACAATCCAAATGGAAACACAGTGCAGATGGCAAAGGTGGTCTCTTCATTTTAATCATAGGGATCTTTTTCAGAGATCTTCAGTATCCATAACTATTATATGCTCATGTGTGCAGAGAGAGATTAAAGCTCTGAAAGAGGAGGTCTCCCTGAAGATGAAGACCATATCTGAGAAGAGACACCGGCTCCAAAAAGAGTCTGAGATTCATGCCCAAATAAAGAAAGACATAGAGGTGTGCAGACTTACCCAACAGAAACCAGGGACATCTTATGAGGCTGACATTTGTTCATAAAACAGCTAAATCACCTAGATAGAATTTGTATCAAGACATGAGTTATGTTTCAGTCTGAAAGAAAGCATCAACAACATCACTTTTCCCCCTTCCTCAGATCCAGAACAGGCGCTATGAAGCCATCATGAAGCGCCTACGCTGCCAGCTGAGCAGGGCACAAGCCAACCACAGGTAGAAATACTATAAACATGTGACAGTAGACATGCTACAAATAGCTCTAAATGCCAGAACAGAGATGATTGATGTCCTGCTTCTAAATACTAAAGGCTACTAAGTTGTGCCTACTTTCCCTTAGGCAAATGTCTGATGATATCTACCACATGAGGAGACAGCTAGCCGAGCTTAGGAGTCAGCAACAGTCATCACAACCATAAGCAGTCAGTGGTCATCGAACTGTAGTGTCAGATTAATGTGGGTTAATTGTTCTGTTATTGAGATAAATGTACACCAGTTGTTATTATGAGTGTGTTAGTTTAACAAGGAAGGAGCATTCTTGTTACTGAAGTTAAACAACAGGGGGCAGCCGTGACCACTGAATGCCTGACTTTATCTGTTTGGCTTTCTTGCTTTATGCCAGATATTTATACAAGAGTTATTGCTGAATGTGTTCCTTGACATGTGcaagttttcttttcttgttttttcccttttctcagATGAAAAGCATAAATATGGAAATGAAAGGACCGTGTCTTGTGGCTCAGCATCAGCAGGGGCGTGGGATGGGATTTTAGGTCAGGTGGTGTTAGTGAATCAGTTCATCCACAACAGTAACCCGAGCAAAACACAAGCCAAATGTCCACTGTAACTGTCAGTGTGGCAGTGCTGCTTTGGTACACCCTGTCCCAGCTTCTGCCTGACTGGGCCACTTGACGGTTCTGAGGCGACAGTCCCACTGTCGGGTTAACAAGGGCATGACTGTGCTACTTCAACCATAACGCGAAAGTAATTAAACAATGAAGCTGCCTTTTCAGAAGATAAAATCACATCAGAATGAATTGAATCAGCCTCTGAGAAACCCCATAACTTTATAACTCTACACTTTTCACATCTGAGTTGTGTCCTTGTGGGTCTTTTGCATTATTTGAACAGCTGTTcaacaaagctcagagatgttgCTGAGAGGTGGATTTTTATGAGCTAAAGACTAGATGACAGCAAATTTGATTAAGACCCAAAGCTTAAATAGAAGATTCTgttcagagtttaaaaaaaacccccacaaagtTTTAGCCACAAAGATGTTTGCAACATTTAAGAACAATAATTTCATGATATATTTGTGCAGCGGTTGTAGGTATGTGTTGTCTCACCTACAGCGTTAACTTGTAATAAGTAAGTGTGCAGGAAGTCTGGTTCAGTGTGCGTGAAGTCAAGGACATTGTCTGGTTAACTAAAGGTTGAGTTTCATCCAACATACTGAGTTTCATTCAGCAGTACTGCTCTATCTGAATGGCTTTGTTAATTACaatgctgcaaaaaaaaaaaaaagaagttttgaGCCACCACAGCAATCTGTCAGAAATacagcatataaggcaaaaacagagtttgtacacttctaatgagcttgaaagtcaatatttgcttTGACCACCTTaattcttcagcacagcctgaacagctttcttgtcatgtctttaagtagtcttcaggaatatttctccaggcttcttgaaggacattcaaagctcttctttggatgttttgttctgttctctgttaacatgatcccacactgcttcaataatgttgaggtccgggctctggggaggccaatcgaTGACTGATAGTAttgcactgtgtgtttttctatccaggtaggCTTTTACTACATTagcagtgtgtttggggtcattgtcaaTCTGAAAAATGATGCGGTTACCAATCAGATCAGTTTTCCAAATGGtactgcatggtggatcaaaatctgatggcacTTTTCTGTATTCATAattcatcaattttgacaaaatTGCCaaacatgacagagcctccactgtctTTTACACATTACTGCAGACACTCACTGTGGTACCACTCTCCTGACATCCTCTGtacataatgatgatgatttgagccaaaaattaaaacttgtatttactccataagacctgttgcTACTGATGATGGATGAGCTGAAGGCCCAGATGACGTCTCTCAGGTCCCGTGTCATtcaaaattggttctttgctaagttgtatTATTTGGACACTCAGCATTGGCTCATCCTTTAAACCTCTTAGAAAGTATAGTCCATTTTATTTAGAAGCCTTCTGCAGTAAATTTATATCCCTTGTTCCCGTCATACAGTACAAGCACATGCCTgaatacataaaatacacaaaacatttcttttttttttgttttcattccataaattttattacttaaaaataaactttattccCATGATGTCATCCTAAATAATTGTCCTGTGTATCATGGTGGGATTAGTGTTCAAATTAAACTCTGTTTCCACTGTTTGTTTCGACCGCAATGCATGCTTTACATTCTTGTTACATAAGAAGGGTTTTCCAAGATGAAGAGCGGTGCATTACTTGGTCAGAAGCTCTTAAAATAAATGCCATATGCTCCCACTCCAGGCTAATTAAGCCTGGATAATTAAGGAATGAAATTAACACCAGTCTTCTACCGcatgctgtttttatttatttatttacctatTTTGGCTTTGACACATTTTTCTCTCCAATTTGGCACCATCCATTATATCAAATATATTATTGGCTGATGAATGTAAGAGGAGTGTAGGCATCTACCAGCCAGTGGAGACTTAAAAATGGAACAACAGAAGTcagcttttctgttttctcccccttttaaacacacaaaacGTCACTCCTCACAGCTCTTTATTGCCTTTAAAGGACATTTTAGCATTAATAACAATACTCCACCATCCTTGTCCTGTAAAAATGATCttgaaatgacagaagaaaaacagatcCATGAATCTGTCGGTCGCTGACCTTTAACAAAATTATTGTCTCTTgtttaaatcattaaaagctGTCTATCTCCTTCCAAGAAGCATCCCTTTGACCTTAGATTCAGCTTGTGTTGGCCTTTTGATGGATGAGCATGCCAATAAAACACACTTGGCAACCCCTTACATCGACTGAGGATCTCTGCAATACAACTGAGCTTATTTGTTTCTCTCTTCTCGTTCATCTTCTGTGGATGCAGTGTGCTGTTGTGTGCTGATACTGCTTACAGAAACTGGTACACATTAAGCAATAACTATCTAGTGAATACAATAACAAAGATTTAAAGATCCTGTTCGGCTATTATAAAATAATTTTGGTTTAAAGTGGAATTTAGTACAATAGAAGTACTTTAACAAGCAtcaacaaaatatatttaagaCTGAAAATTATCACTGACTATCCAGTTAATATTTTGGGGTTTGTGCATTTTGCCCATGAAAAATGATGAGTTCAGATGGTCTTACTTATTATGTTGAGTTCCCAGCTCACACAAACGTAAAAGACACAGAAAATAGTACAGTGGTATTGTATTGCACAGAAAAGGGTTAAGCGTGtgccaagttaaaaaaaaaccagcaacaCCACAgctatataaaatatataaaatatagatGTAGCCGACCTGACGTCCACAATAAATTTGCAAAGTTCTGTTTTTAAAGCTTCATCCTTAGTGTTTTAGCTTTTACCTTTTGCGTTTAAAAAGTGAAGCACCTTAAACTTGCATTCATTTTAATGGCCAGAAGGGGGCAACTCCTCTGGTTGAAAAATGTTTCATAGAAGTCTATAAGATGTTGGCTCTTGACTCTTTTGCTCTGTGTCCAacgtaaacactttcctgatgattgcttttttcattttgctaCTTTCAGGTGATGCAGAATAAAGCATGCTGTTCATTTGTAGATTGTGGTCAGTTAATGGAGTTCACTTCTCATCAAATTATGCTCCATATTAAAATTTATACTGTTCGCAGGAGACAAAATCATTTACATTTATAGAAAACAACATCACACTACCTTTCCATTAATGACCATTTTAGACAATCATTGCTAATATTAGACTATATTAGACTTAATTAATGAGGTTTCACAGGCATGTGATATGTTGAGTAGTTACTGGAGGTTGATGACACTTACAAGGTAAATGATTGCTAAAGTCCTAAAGACCAGACCATTGAGTGACACACCTGGCAACCCCTAGCATATTTCTGCAGTCCTAGTTTGATTGAAAGTGACGGACTTGTCTACAAACACTCTCCAACTACTCTTTGAGAtgtagtgaaactgtgaaatgGAAAAGGTTCAAGGTTGAAAGTAGAAGTTGCACATCTTGAAACATGTGACAGACCTTTTACTTTAAAGGAGAACCTTCTCCATTTCCAGTTTGCTAGCTTGTTTTCAAGTTTGAAGGCAGCCATGGCAATCTGCAAGCAAGCACtgggaggtttttggtgcaacAATTCTTTTGTACCTATCCAGAAAACTTTCAGGAACCACTGACAGCCCTTCTCACACTTCCCCGTCTGGGATTCTGATGGACGAGtctgggtttggtggttgccaggagaacaggacttgcctgactgcactgtgccaaCTCTAAAGTTTAGTGGAGGGGGGATTATGGTTTAGGGTTCTTTGTCAGGAGTTGGGCTCAGCCCCGTAGTtacagtgaaaggaactcttaatgcttcagcaaaCCAAGACATTTCTGACAGTTTCATGCTCCCAGCTTTGTGAAAACAGTTGGGGGTTGgacccttcctgttccaacatgacttcgtaccagtgcacaaagcaagttccataaaagacatggatgagcaagTTTAATGTGGAAGAACTTGATTGCCCTGCAatgagtcctgacctcaacccaatGGAACGCCTTTGGGATGAATTGGAGTGGAGACTCCGAGCCAGGCGTTCTCATGCTAAACCTTTTGGAAAGCCTTCTCAGAAAAGTTGAGGCTGTTATAGCTGCAAGGGGTGGGTCGAATTCATATTAAACCCCATGGGCTAAGAAGGGGTTGCCACTCAAGTTC
The window above is part of the Maylandia zebra isolate NMK-2024a linkage group LG23, Mzebra_GT3a, whole genome shotgun sequence genome. Proteins encoded here:
- the mtrf1 gene encoding peptide chain release factor 1, mitochondrial isoform X2, whose amino-acid sequence is MFKRFFHSDLGELYKNESVQVYLEQLMEEHRDLSKKLQHAYLSESDRKGLTKKHTELLPLASVFRSIEQAQKDLEEVSSLLKGLAGTKDEDEDLTQLLKEEEAQISSKILALRRDLIKALIPTDPLDSSNVLLEVVSGRTTGGDICQQFTKEMFDMYQGFAFYKNWDFEVLNYTPAEYGGLHHAAARIAGENVYRHLEHEGGTHRVQRIPEVGLSSRMQRIHTGTVTVIILPQPVEFEVHIDPKDLRIDTFRSRGPGGQSVNTTDSAVRVVHLPTGITAECQQTRSQLQNRETAMRMLRARLYQGMMGKETEQRNTARKQQVGTRSQSERIRTYNFSQDRVTDHRTGYTTRDIKEFMRGGEALDDLISDILEHTEKEALLEAAENSSSLKRTESGPSAD
- the mtrf1 gene encoding peptide chain release factor 1, mitochondrial isoform X1, translated to MLVRRCLRLCSLCTRVVYSSGVRRGGWRTLVGHASVKHANRTDVPHWGRVMFKRFFHSDLGELYKNESVQVYLEQLMEEHRDLSKKLQHAYLSESDRKGLTKKHTELLPLASVFRSIEQAQKDLEEVSSLLKGLAGTKDEDEDLTQLLKEEEAQISSKILALRRDLIKALIPTDPLDSSNVLLEVVSGRTTGGDICQQFTKEMFDMYQGFAFYKNWDFEVLNYTPAEYGGLHHAAARIAGENVYRHLEHEGGTHRVQRIPEVGLSSRMQRIHTGTVTVIILPQPVEFEVHIDPKDLRIDTFRSRGPGGQSVNTTDSAVRVVHLPTGITAECQQTRSQLQNRETAMRMLRARLYQGMMGKETEQRNTARKQQVGTRSQSERIRTYNFSQDRVTDHRTGYTTRDIKEFMRGGEALDDLISDILEHTEKEALLEAAENSSSLKRTESGPSAD
- the ccdc122 gene encoding coiled-coil domain-containing protein 122, with the protein product MPNFGVSEDGPPGFSLTKAVENVSQHGYTQKEALKEKQRTLSTLQATLSELERKNEGIDKDLRSKVREILVLESEMEQLEQQTKLLHDRCVSISKENTELQILIGEEEEVALVALAGFNAYRSKMEGHRAAVLHAVSQTKAHNELKEKKELVQMLRKQNEELKEDLNNPNGNTVQMAKREIKALKEEVSLKMKTISEKRHRLQKESEIHAQIKKDIEIQNRRYEAIMKRLRCQLSRAQANHRQMSDDIYHMRRQLAELRSQQQSSQP